A single window of Neospora caninum Liverpool complete genome, chromosome XII DNA harbors:
- a CDS encoding putative microtubule-binding protein, which yields MATHVGHSAGLPAPASWCRSACSSGRRRSAKRAFLVFSLLALSAVLTPILFPTIAHSRPSFVNADPGAGSVDPGQESESSASEDASKLTSAGAAHIPGAKAGENAAGALSTARGEGVKDREGLLLWNGEQAAPAEIKSRLLSMRNHAGSLTDKFMEKIAQLTAQIDLLRMEVNKAKGEIQHLNESFDGKTEETLRMIDSRSADFIRGLSRVEEQLDAQLRPPNGAVYKHLQELRDQLTQIRAQAESSFNTEASSVMRQIDTCSAKVDELTRVYFDMRHRMDVEVNDIDARMIAARRELDDLVHERLTALGEAEQRITADAITRLRDFLQNLHLEENMLQDMVQSIQRDFLEPSSFTGSRTHREKGATYIDLSSSFASSKIEKVCGVMTHLVKQLLPGKTVIPIFIHTVPQVSTTNLPNREKGVKLFGGLGGARALFNSLNLGPSGWGGGEEEKKEEKAHSEAPIIEMVLPDEHMIAAVAVGWLRERQRTGPLFDHYAVVRVDGLLAESYTVPFLQYLQFDYTQENRFALARTDQFAEKLETTIHEKLSLLAEALEKNTYLLIAYLGEATGDVKPQPSLVQTKNRISTARRLLKNLKAPSLGAYFWFEQFKHQLQFIDEVTKAFARNQKKRLANKVVLQGDDFEIVVVVGRKGTGGEMLKISMPPCRQGDPFFLPAFTILSMNLTALTPELVAFPSDGLLARTLQVLLSDVRGGAANDEESAEKSQQRAPTCGATISTNGVTKRMWRPQVLKVSLSYMEKIAESPRGGAAKNNRSPALKHVPVVQDSTQDAIGANLPKGYEDLAQYIIAAISRVLRDRLEVLPRGFTLYVVANVKE from the exons ATGGCAACCCACGTCGGCCACTCAGCAGGACTGCCCGCGCCGGCGTCCTGGTGCCGCAGCGCCTGCTCTTCTGGCCGCAGGCGATCCGCCAAAAGGGCTTTcttggtcttctctcttctcgctctctcggcggTACTCACTCCCATCTTGTTTCCGACCATAGCTCACTCGCGGCCAAGCTTCGTCAATGCCGACCCTGGCGCCGGATCCGTCGACCCCGggcaagagagcgaaagcTCGGCCTCTGAGGACGCCTCGAAGTTGACAAGTGCAGGCGCAGCACACATACCTGGAGCAAAGGCAGGGGAAAATGCGGCGGGAGCGCTCTCCacagcgcgaggcgaaggcgtaaaagacagagaaggtcTTCTGTTGTGGAACGGCGAGCAGGCTGCGCCGGCAGAAATAAAGTCCAGGTTACTCTCGATGAGGAACCACGCGGGAAGCCTCACAGACAA ATTTATGGAGAAGATTGCGCAACTCACTGCTCAAATCGATCTCCTGCGTATGGAAGTCAACAAGGCCAAGGGGGAAATCCAGCATCTCAACGAATCATTCGACGgcaaaacagaagaaacttTACGCATGATTGACAGTCGATCGG CGGACTTCATCCGCGGTTTGTCGCGCGTTGAGGAGCAGCTGGACGCGCAGCTCAGACCGCCAAACGGCGCCGTTTACAAACATCTGCAGGAGCTCCGTGACCAGCTGACTCAGATCCGAGCGCAGGCGGAGAGCTCGTTTAACACGGAAGCGTCGAGTGTGATGCGGCAGATCGACACGTGCAGCGCGAAGGTCGATGAGCTCACGCGG GTGTACTTTGACATGCGGCACCGTATGGACGTGGAGGTGAACGACATCGACGCGCGTATGATTGCAGCTCGACGCGAGTTGGATGATTTGGTGCATGAACGGCTGACTGCGTTAGGGGAAGCCGAGCAGCGAATTACAGCGGATGCGATCACGCGTCTCCGAGATTTCCTGCAAAATCTCCATCTAGAAGAGAACATGTTGCAGGATATGGTCCAGAGTATTCAGCGGGATTTCCTCGAGCCGTCTTCATTCACGGGGTCCCGCACGCACCGCGAGAAGGGGGCCACGTATATCGATCTGAGCAGCTCCTTCGCCAGTAGCAAAATCGAGAAAGTGTGTGGTGTCATGACCCACCTGGTGAAGCAACTTCTTCCAGGGAAAACGGTAATCCCCATTTTCATTCATACCGTCCCTCAGGTATCCACGACGAATCTGCCCAACAGGGAAAAGGGTGTGAAACTTTTTGGAGGGTTAGGTGGTGCACGGGCTCTCTTTAACTCGCTGAACCTCGGACCTTCAGGATGGGgcgggggagaggaagagaagaaagaagaaaaggcccACTCGGAGGCTCCTATTATCGAGATGGTTCTACCTGATGAACATATGATTGCCGCTGTGGCAGTGGGGTGGCTGCGTGAACGACAGCGAACGGGTCCGCTGTTTGACCACTATGCAGTCGTCCGTGTGGATGGGCTGCTAGCGGAGTCCTATACCGTTCCTTTCCTGCAGTATCTGCAGTTTGATTACACACAGGAAAaccgcttcgccctcgcgcgcaCTGACCAGTTCGCTGAGAAGCTTGAGACGACGATTCACGAGAAACTGAGTCTCTTGGCGGAAGCACTCGAGAAAAATACGTACTTGCTGATTGCCTATCTTGGAGAGGCCACTGGAGACGTGAAACCTCAACCGTCCCTTGTTCAGACGAAAAATCGGATTTCCACGGCACGACGTCTTCTGAAAAATCTCAAGGCGCCGAGTTTGGGAGCATACTTCTGGTTCGAACAGTTCAAGCACCAACTTCAATTTATCGATGAGGTGACTAAGGCCTTCGCCCGCAATCAAAAGAAACGTCTCGCGAACAAAGTAGTCCTCCAAGGCGACGATTTCGAAATTGTTGTTGTTGTGGGCAGGAAGGGAACGGGGGGTGAAATGCTCAAGATTTCAATGCCCCCATGTCGGCAGGGAGATCCGTTCTTTTTGCCGGCATTCACTATCTTGTCAATGAACTTGACCGCTCTGACTCCCGAGCTGGTTGCATTCCCTAGTGACGGGCTGTTGGCGAGGACTCTACAAGTGCTTCTTTCGGATGTAAGAGGGGGAGCAGCGAACGACGAGGAAAGTGCAGAAAAGTCTCAGCAGAGGGCACCCACGTGCGGTGCAACGATATCTACAAACGGCGTGACCAAGCGCATGTGGCGGCCACAGGTTTTGAAGGTGTCGTTATCATACATGGAGAAGATTGCAGAAAGTCCAAGGGGTGGAGCGGCCAAGAACAACAGAAGTCCCGCTTTGAAGCATGTCCCCGTTGTACAAGATAGCACACAGGATGCCATCGGAGCAAACCTACCCAAAGGGTACGAAGATCTGGCGCAGTACATCATCGCAGCCATCTCGCGAGTCCTGCGGGATCGGCTTGAGGTCCTCCCTAGAGGATTCACTCTGTACGTAGTTGCAAACGTGAAAGAGTGA